A window of the Vespula vulgaris chromosome 6, iyVesVulg1.1, whole genome shotgun sequence genome harbors these coding sequences:
- the LOC127064390 gene encoding protein prickle-like isoform X2, whose protein sequence is MPHSPAHDASYNRSQRRWWQGGCWATRSHQEAYLRRLYARKNEQHTAKGNAEDRNVEVEGRRSELGNSWSQSQIVYDLPANGEHYLDDFLRNRKGDTNEVDVDVVDVEEEDVVGVMVGCPALTASRASPTEKCVEYLNGAHDATTTVNFENDRREPNRINECGSLHSCYDVTEKVCRSCRCPREEHQRGSTETGGPSGLGLGPGPPMAMAMAFQSGAGAGSHQEPFKSPVQAAPAGLALQEALMHHQRHSQSDDDSGCALEEYTWVPPGLRPDQVHLYFSSLPEEKIPYTGSAGERERVKQLLQQLPPHDNEARYCSGLSEEEKRELRVFAAQRKREALGRGHASQLERPHTSGCRECSRPIATGEMAVAASRAGPSALWHPACFVCCVCRQLLVDLIYFWRDGRLYCGRHHAETLKPRCCACDEIILADECTEAEGRAWHMRHFACLECDRQLGGQRYVMREGRPYCLRCFDASFAEYCDSCGEPIGVDQGQMSHEGQHWHATEACFCCATCRTSLLGRPFLPRRGAIYCSIACSKGEPPTTPSDSSAGPPPPPSFLRGRRQAAPTSEGSSSPPPPPPPPPPPGTRHVSGSLRNSPRLTRKHQQVSSSIATTPTQSTLSPEFPTEGFPTSGSRGGGLDRVLLERNLERLLQERGSHPEENRSDLGRLMQARDREPLRCVQNCTPSHASSMPELPASALRASPSTSVPPTIGIAAGASTITLAQESPTSPTNLAASQTDPPTPTSRRVRFQGDLDVNDHGVPSTSNVPVSPANDTNSSSSPSPPPNNPLSRTNVPRSRSLQPEEVASTSTWGAAGSSRSRLDEAEDAESCCSTCSSSSSSDEAAAYALPPRRAYGGVRISYVPNDAVACARKRTQPSSSSSNQAQKDTEKCVVS, encoded by the exons ATGCCTCACTCGCCGGCTCACGACGCGAGTTATAACCGCTCCCAACG GAGATGGTGGCAGGGTGGTTGTTGGGCAACCAGAAGCCACCAGGAGGCCTACCTTCGACGACTCTACGCTAGAAAGAACGAACAACATACCGCGAAAGGCAATGCCGAGGATAGGAACGTCGAGGTCGAAGGTCGAAGGTCAGAACTTGGAAATAGTTGGTCGCAGTCCCAGATCGTTTACGATTTACCAGCGAACGGTGAACATTACCTCGACGATTTCTTGAGAAATCGTAAGGGCGATACTAACGAGGTCGATGTCGATGTCGTCGacgtagaagaagaggatgtcGTTGGTGTTATGGTTGGTTGTCCGGCCCTGACGGCCTCGCGTGCCAGTCCCACGGAGAAGTGCGTGGAATACTTGAACGGTGCTCATGACGCGACGACCACGGTGAACTTTGAAAACGATCGTCGCGAGCCCAATCGTATCAACGAGTGTGGATCCTTGCATTCTTGTTACGATGTCACGGA AAAGGTGTGCAGAAGCTGCAGGTGTCCAAGGGAAGAACATCAACGAGGATCGACGGAAACGGGCGGCCCATCTGGATTGGGCCTTGGCCCGGGTCCGCCGATGGCGATGGCAATGGCGTTTCAAAGCGGTGCCGGGGCAGGCTCCCATCAGGAACCGTTCAAGAGCCCGGTGCAAGCGGCACCGGCTGGTCTTGCTCTCCAGGAAGCTCTGATGCATCATCAGAGGCACTCGCAGAGCGACGACGATAGCGGATGCGCACTCGAGGAGTACACGTGGGTACCGCCTGGCCTGAGGCCTGACCAG GTCCACCTGTATTTCAGTAGTCTACCAGAAGAGAAAATACCTTATACGGGTAGTGCTGGTGAACGCGAGAGGGTTAAACAACTCCTTCAACAGCTACCACCGCATGATAACGAAGCTAGATATTGTAGCGGTCTTTCGGAGGAAGAGAAACGTGAGTTGAGAGTTTTCGCGGCACAACGGAAACGGGAAGCTCTTGGTAGAGGACATGCGAGTCAATTGGAGAGGCCACACACCAGCGGATGTCGAGAATGCTCGAGGCCGATCGCGACCGGTGAGATGGCAGTTGCAGCGAGTCGTGCCGGTCCTTCTGCCCTTTGGCATCCTGCATGCTTCGTTTGTTGCGTCTGTCGTCAACTCCTCGTTGATCTCATTTATTTCTGGCGAGATGGGAGGCTCTATTGTGGTCGTCATCACGCGGAAACATTAAAGCCACGATGTTGTGCCTGCGACGAGATCATTCTAGCTGACGAATGTACCGAAGCAGAAGGTAGAGCCTGGCATATGAGACATTTCGCATGTCTCGAGTGCGATCGACAG CTCGGCGGTCAGAGGTACGTTATGAGGGAAGGacgaccatattgtcttcgttGTTTCGATGCCTCCTTTGCCGAATATTGCGACAGCTGCGGCGAACCGATAGGCGTTGATCAAGGTCAAATGTCGCACGAAGGTCAACATTGGCACGCGACAGAAGCATGCTTTTGTTGTGCCACTTGTCGTACCTCGCTTTTGGGCCGTCCTTTTCTTCCTAGACGGGGTGCTATCTATTGCAGCATAGCCTGTAGTAAAGGAGAGCCACCAACGACACCGAGTGATTCTTCGGCCggtcctccacctccaccttctTTTCTTAG aGGTAGAAGACAAGCAGCACCAACGAGCGAAGGTTCCTCGAgtccaccaccacctccacctccccCACCACCACCAGGAACCAGACACGTTTCTGGATCGCTCAGAAACTCGCCAAGATTGACGAGAAAACATCAGCAAGTCTCATCCTCGATAGCGACAACCCCAACACAGAGTACCTTGAGTCCAGAATTCCCAACGGAGGGATTTCCCACTAGTGGATCTAGGGGTGGAGGTCTCGATAGGGTACTTCTCGAAAGGAATCTCGAGAGATTGTTGCAAGAACGTGGCTCTCATCCTGAAGAAAATCGTAGCGATTTAGGAAG ACTAATGCAAGCGAGGGACCGAGAGCCACTTCGATGCGTTCAAAACTGTACACCTTCTCACGCTTCGAGCATGCCTGAACTTCCAGCGTCTGCATTGAGAGCTTCACCTTCAACATCGGTACCACCTACGATTGGTATTGCAGCTGGTGCATCGACCATCACGCTCGCTCAAGAGTCACCAACGTCACCAACGAATCTCGCTGCAAGTCAAACGGATCCACCGACGCCTACGTCGCGACGTGTGCGATTCCAAGGTGACTTGGACGTAAACGATCATGGGGTACCATCCACGAGTAACGTCCCTGTTTCACCAGCGAACGATACCAATTCATCATCCTCGCCGTCTCCACCACCGAATAATCCTTTGTCCAGGACTAACGTTCCTCGATCGAGAAGTTTGCAACCTGAGGAGGTCGCCAGTACGTCGACTTGGG GTGCAGCCGGATCGTCAAGGTCAAGACTGGACGAAGCAGAGGACGCTGAAAGTTGCTGCTCGACTTGTAGTTCTTCTAGTAGTTCGGACGAGGCTGCAGCATATGCTTTACCACCTAGAAGAGCTTACGGTGGTGTCCGTATTTCTTACGTACCGAATGATGCGGTTGCGTGCGCGCGGAAACGGACTCAaccgtcttcgtcttcgtcaaATCAAGCTCAAAAGGACACCGAAAAATGCGTCGTGTCTTGA
- the LOC127064390 gene encoding protein prickle-like isoform X1 — protein MKKEKLSNALIALVRPEASTSTSSSLARRRTATVLGSRRWWQGGCWATRSHQEAYLRRLYARKNEQHTAKGNAEDRNVEVEGRRSELGNSWSQSQIVYDLPANGEHYLDDFLRNRKGDTNEVDVDVVDVEEEDVVGVMVGCPALTASRASPTEKCVEYLNGAHDATTTVNFENDRREPNRINECGSLHSCYDVTEKVCRSCRCPREEHQRGSTETGGPSGLGLGPGPPMAMAMAFQSGAGAGSHQEPFKSPVQAAPAGLALQEALMHHQRHSQSDDDSGCALEEYTWVPPGLRPDQVHLYFSSLPEEKIPYTGSAGERERVKQLLQQLPPHDNEARYCSGLSEEEKRELRVFAAQRKREALGRGHASQLERPHTSGCRECSRPIATGEMAVAASRAGPSALWHPACFVCCVCRQLLVDLIYFWRDGRLYCGRHHAETLKPRCCACDEIILADECTEAEGRAWHMRHFACLECDRQLGGQRYVMREGRPYCLRCFDASFAEYCDSCGEPIGVDQGQMSHEGQHWHATEACFCCATCRTSLLGRPFLPRRGAIYCSIACSKGEPPTTPSDSSAGPPPPPSFLRGRRQAAPTSEGSSSPPPPPPPPPPPGTRHVSGSLRNSPRLTRKHQQVSSSIATTPTQSTLSPEFPTEGFPTSGSRGGGLDRVLLERNLERLLQERGSHPEENRSDLGRLMQARDREPLRCVQNCTPSHASSMPELPASALRASPSTSVPPTIGIAAGASTITLAQESPTSPTNLAASQTDPPTPTSRRVRFQGDLDVNDHGVPSTSNVPVSPANDTNSSSSPSPPPNNPLSRTNVPRSRSLQPEEVASTSTWGAAGSSRSRLDEAEDAESCCSTCSSSSSSDEAAAYALPPRRAYGGVRISYVPNDAVACARKRTQPSSSSSNQAQKDTEKCVVS, from the exons atgaagaaagagaagctgTCGAACGCGTTGATCGCGTTGGTGCGACCAGAGGCAAGCACCTCTACTTCGAGTAGCCTAGCCAGAAGGCGAACAGCTACTGTCCTTGGTTCCAGGAGATGGTGGCAGGGTGGTTGTTGGGCAACCAGAAGCCACCAGGAGGCCTACCTTCGACGACTCTACGCTAGAAAGAACGAACAACATACCGCGAAAGGCAATGCCGAGGATAGGAACGTCGAGGTCGAAGGTCGAAGGTCAGAACTTGGAAATAGTTGGTCGCAGTCCCAGATCGTTTACGATTTACCAGCGAACGGTGAACATTACCTCGACGATTTCTTGAGAAATCGTAAGGGCGATACTAACGAGGTCGATGTCGATGTCGTCGacgtagaagaagaggatgtcGTTGGTGTTATGGTTGGTTGTCCGGCCCTGACGGCCTCGCGTGCCAGTCCCACGGAGAAGTGCGTGGAATACTTGAACGGTGCTCATGACGCGACGACCACGGTGAACTTTGAAAACGATCGTCGCGAGCCCAATCGTATCAACGAGTGTGGATCCTTGCATTCTTGTTACGATGTCACGGA AAAGGTGTGCAGAAGCTGCAGGTGTCCAAGGGAAGAACATCAACGAGGATCGACGGAAACGGGCGGCCCATCTGGATTGGGCCTTGGCCCGGGTCCGCCGATGGCGATGGCAATGGCGTTTCAAAGCGGTGCCGGGGCAGGCTCCCATCAGGAACCGTTCAAGAGCCCGGTGCAAGCGGCACCGGCTGGTCTTGCTCTCCAGGAAGCTCTGATGCATCATCAGAGGCACTCGCAGAGCGACGACGATAGCGGATGCGCACTCGAGGAGTACACGTGGGTACCGCCTGGCCTGAGGCCTGACCAG GTCCACCTGTATTTCAGTAGTCTACCAGAAGAGAAAATACCTTATACGGGTAGTGCTGGTGAACGCGAGAGGGTTAAACAACTCCTTCAACAGCTACCACCGCATGATAACGAAGCTAGATATTGTAGCGGTCTTTCGGAGGAAGAGAAACGTGAGTTGAGAGTTTTCGCGGCACAACGGAAACGGGAAGCTCTTGGTAGAGGACATGCGAGTCAATTGGAGAGGCCACACACCAGCGGATGTCGAGAATGCTCGAGGCCGATCGCGACCGGTGAGATGGCAGTTGCAGCGAGTCGTGCCGGTCCTTCTGCCCTTTGGCATCCTGCATGCTTCGTTTGTTGCGTCTGTCGTCAACTCCTCGTTGATCTCATTTATTTCTGGCGAGATGGGAGGCTCTATTGTGGTCGTCATCACGCGGAAACATTAAAGCCACGATGTTGTGCCTGCGACGAGATCATTCTAGCTGACGAATGTACCGAAGCAGAAGGTAGAGCCTGGCATATGAGACATTTCGCATGTCTCGAGTGCGATCGACAG CTCGGCGGTCAGAGGTACGTTATGAGGGAAGGacgaccatattgtcttcgttGTTTCGATGCCTCCTTTGCCGAATATTGCGACAGCTGCGGCGAACCGATAGGCGTTGATCAAGGTCAAATGTCGCACGAAGGTCAACATTGGCACGCGACAGAAGCATGCTTTTGTTGTGCCACTTGTCGTACCTCGCTTTTGGGCCGTCCTTTTCTTCCTAGACGGGGTGCTATCTATTGCAGCATAGCCTGTAGTAAAGGAGAGCCACCAACGACACCGAGTGATTCTTCGGCCggtcctccacctccaccttctTTTCTTAG aGGTAGAAGACAAGCAGCACCAACGAGCGAAGGTTCCTCGAgtccaccaccacctccacctccccCACCACCACCAGGAACCAGACACGTTTCTGGATCGCTCAGAAACTCGCCAAGATTGACGAGAAAACATCAGCAAGTCTCATCCTCGATAGCGACAACCCCAACACAGAGTACCTTGAGTCCAGAATTCCCAACGGAGGGATTTCCCACTAGTGGATCTAGGGGTGGAGGTCTCGATAGGGTACTTCTCGAAAGGAATCTCGAGAGATTGTTGCAAGAACGTGGCTCTCATCCTGAAGAAAATCGTAGCGATTTAGGAAG ACTAATGCAAGCGAGGGACCGAGAGCCACTTCGATGCGTTCAAAACTGTACACCTTCTCACGCTTCGAGCATGCCTGAACTTCCAGCGTCTGCATTGAGAGCTTCACCTTCAACATCGGTACCACCTACGATTGGTATTGCAGCTGGTGCATCGACCATCACGCTCGCTCAAGAGTCACCAACGTCACCAACGAATCTCGCTGCAAGTCAAACGGATCCACCGACGCCTACGTCGCGACGTGTGCGATTCCAAGGTGACTTGGACGTAAACGATCATGGGGTACCATCCACGAGTAACGTCCCTGTTTCACCAGCGAACGATACCAATTCATCATCCTCGCCGTCTCCACCACCGAATAATCCTTTGTCCAGGACTAACGTTCCTCGATCGAGAAGTTTGCAACCTGAGGAGGTCGCCAGTACGTCGACTTGGG GTGCAGCCGGATCGTCAAGGTCAAGACTGGACGAAGCAGAGGACGCTGAAAGTTGCTGCTCGACTTGTAGTTCTTCTAGTAGTTCGGACGAGGCTGCAGCATATGCTTTACCACCTAGAAGAGCTTACGGTGGTGTCCGTATTTCTTACGTACCGAATGATGCGGTTGCGTGCGCGCGGAAACGGACTCAaccgtcttcgtcttcgtcaaATCAAGCTCAAAAGGACACCGAAAAATGCGTCGTGTCTTGA
- the LOC127064390 gene encoding protein prickle-like isoform X3 has product MLHRTSVYARSMLSQGQDSPSSGYSSNNAVYQGAPCGQCRELCPAGYVPHFWRKVCRSCRCPREEHQRGSTETGGPSGLGLGPGPPMAMAMAFQSGAGAGSHQEPFKSPVQAAPAGLALQEALMHHQRHSQSDDDSGCALEEYTWVPPGLRPDQVHLYFSSLPEEKIPYTGSAGERERVKQLLQQLPPHDNEARYCSGLSEEEKRELRVFAAQRKREALGRGHASQLERPHTSGCRECSRPIATGEMAVAASRAGPSALWHPACFVCCVCRQLLVDLIYFWRDGRLYCGRHHAETLKPRCCACDEIILADECTEAEGRAWHMRHFACLECDRQLGGQRYVMREGRPYCLRCFDASFAEYCDSCGEPIGVDQGQMSHEGQHWHATEACFCCATCRTSLLGRPFLPRRGAIYCSIACSKGEPPTTPSDSSAGPPPPPSFLRGRRQAAPTSEGSSSPPPPPPPPPPPGTRHVSGSLRNSPRLTRKHQQVSSSIATTPTQSTLSPEFPTEGFPTSGSRGGGLDRVLLERNLERLLQERGSHPEENRSDLGRLMQARDREPLRCVQNCTPSHASSMPELPASALRASPSTSVPPTIGIAAGASTITLAQESPTSPTNLAASQTDPPTPTSRRVRFQGDLDVNDHGVPSTSNVPVSPANDTNSSSSPSPPPNNPLSRTNVPRSRSLQPEEVASTSTWGAAGSSRSRLDEAEDAESCCSTCSSSSSSDEAAAYALPPRRAYGGVRISYVPNDAVACARKRTQPSSSSSNQAQKDTEKCVVS; this is encoded by the exons AAAGGTGTGCAGAAGCTGCAGGTGTCCAAGGGAAGAACATCAACGAGGATCGACGGAAACGGGCGGCCCATCTGGATTGGGCCTTGGCCCGGGTCCGCCGATGGCGATGGCAATGGCGTTTCAAAGCGGTGCCGGGGCAGGCTCCCATCAGGAACCGTTCAAGAGCCCGGTGCAAGCGGCACCGGCTGGTCTTGCTCTCCAGGAAGCTCTGATGCATCATCAGAGGCACTCGCAGAGCGACGACGATAGCGGATGCGCACTCGAGGAGTACACGTGGGTACCGCCTGGCCTGAGGCCTGACCAG GTCCACCTGTATTTCAGTAGTCTACCAGAAGAGAAAATACCTTATACGGGTAGTGCTGGTGAACGCGAGAGGGTTAAACAACTCCTTCAACAGCTACCACCGCATGATAACGAAGCTAGATATTGTAGCGGTCTTTCGGAGGAAGAGAAACGTGAGTTGAGAGTTTTCGCGGCACAACGGAAACGGGAAGCTCTTGGTAGAGGACATGCGAGTCAATTGGAGAGGCCACACACCAGCGGATGTCGAGAATGCTCGAGGCCGATCGCGACCGGTGAGATGGCAGTTGCAGCGAGTCGTGCCGGTCCTTCTGCCCTTTGGCATCCTGCATGCTTCGTTTGTTGCGTCTGTCGTCAACTCCTCGTTGATCTCATTTATTTCTGGCGAGATGGGAGGCTCTATTGTGGTCGTCATCACGCGGAAACATTAAAGCCACGATGTTGTGCCTGCGACGAGATCATTCTAGCTGACGAATGTACCGAAGCAGAAGGTAGAGCCTGGCATATGAGACATTTCGCATGTCTCGAGTGCGATCGACAG CTCGGCGGTCAGAGGTACGTTATGAGGGAAGGacgaccatattgtcttcgttGTTTCGATGCCTCCTTTGCCGAATATTGCGACAGCTGCGGCGAACCGATAGGCGTTGATCAAGGTCAAATGTCGCACGAAGGTCAACATTGGCACGCGACAGAAGCATGCTTTTGTTGTGCCACTTGTCGTACCTCGCTTTTGGGCCGTCCTTTTCTTCCTAGACGGGGTGCTATCTATTGCAGCATAGCCTGTAGTAAAGGAGAGCCACCAACGACACCGAGTGATTCTTCGGCCggtcctccacctccaccttctTTTCTTAG aGGTAGAAGACAAGCAGCACCAACGAGCGAAGGTTCCTCGAgtccaccaccacctccacctccccCACCACCACCAGGAACCAGACACGTTTCTGGATCGCTCAGAAACTCGCCAAGATTGACGAGAAAACATCAGCAAGTCTCATCCTCGATAGCGACAACCCCAACACAGAGTACCTTGAGTCCAGAATTCCCAACGGAGGGATTTCCCACTAGTGGATCTAGGGGTGGAGGTCTCGATAGGGTACTTCTCGAAAGGAATCTCGAGAGATTGTTGCAAGAACGTGGCTCTCATCCTGAAGAAAATCGTAGCGATTTAGGAAG ACTAATGCAAGCGAGGGACCGAGAGCCACTTCGATGCGTTCAAAACTGTACACCTTCTCACGCTTCGAGCATGCCTGAACTTCCAGCGTCTGCATTGAGAGCTTCACCTTCAACATCGGTACCACCTACGATTGGTATTGCAGCTGGTGCATCGACCATCACGCTCGCTCAAGAGTCACCAACGTCACCAACGAATCTCGCTGCAAGTCAAACGGATCCACCGACGCCTACGTCGCGACGTGTGCGATTCCAAGGTGACTTGGACGTAAACGATCATGGGGTACCATCCACGAGTAACGTCCCTGTTTCACCAGCGAACGATACCAATTCATCATCCTCGCCGTCTCCACCACCGAATAATCCTTTGTCCAGGACTAACGTTCCTCGATCGAGAAGTTTGCAACCTGAGGAGGTCGCCAGTACGTCGACTTGGG GTGCAGCCGGATCGTCAAGGTCAAGACTGGACGAAGCAGAGGACGCTGAAAGTTGCTGCTCGACTTGTAGTTCTTCTAGTAGTTCGGACGAGGCTGCAGCATATGCTTTACCACCTAGAAGAGCTTACGGTGGTGTCCGTATTTCTTACGTACCGAATGATGCGGTTGCGTGCGCGCGGAAACGGACTCAaccgtcttcgtcttcgtcaaATCAAGCTCAAAAGGACACCGAAAAATGCGTCGTGTCTTGA
- the LOC127064390 gene encoding protein prickle-like isoform X5 has product MMHHRFSHSQYFYGELLGWQMSNVQRTRVKYANIRKVCRSCRCPREEHQRGSTETGGPSGLGLGPGPPMAMAMAFQSGAGAGSHQEPFKSPVQAAPAGLALQEALMHHQRHSQSDDDSGCALEEYTWVPPGLRPDQVHLYFSSLPEEKIPYTGSAGERERVKQLLQQLPPHDNEARYCSGLSEEEKRELRVFAAQRKREALGRGHASQLERPHTSGCRECSRPIATGEMAVAASRAGPSALWHPACFVCCVCRQLLVDLIYFWRDGRLYCGRHHAETLKPRCCACDEIILADECTEAEGRAWHMRHFACLECDRQLGGQRYVMREGRPYCLRCFDASFAEYCDSCGEPIGVDQGQMSHEGQHWHATEACFCCATCRTSLLGRPFLPRRGAIYCSIACSKGEPPTTPSDSSAGPPPPPSFLRGRRQAAPTSEGSSSPPPPPPPPPPPGTRHVSGSLRNSPRLTRKHQQVSSSIATTPTQSTLSPEFPTEGFPTSGSRGGGLDRVLLERNLERLLQERGSHPEENRSDLGRLMQARDREPLRCVQNCTPSHASSMPELPASALRASPSTSVPPTIGIAAGASTITLAQESPTSPTNLAASQTDPPTPTSRRVRFQGDLDVNDHGVPSTSNVPVSPANDTNSSSSPSPPPNNPLSRTNVPRSRSLQPEEVASTSTWGAAGSSRSRLDEAEDAESCCSTCSSSSSSDEAAAYALPPRRAYGGVRISYVPNDAVACARKRTQPSSSSSNQAQKDTEKCVVS; this is encoded by the exons AAAGGTGTGCAGAAGCTGCAGGTGTCCAAGGGAAGAACATCAACGAGGATCGACGGAAACGGGCGGCCCATCTGGATTGGGCCTTGGCCCGGGTCCGCCGATGGCGATGGCAATGGCGTTTCAAAGCGGTGCCGGGGCAGGCTCCCATCAGGAACCGTTCAAGAGCCCGGTGCAAGCGGCACCGGCTGGTCTTGCTCTCCAGGAAGCTCTGATGCATCATCAGAGGCACTCGCAGAGCGACGACGATAGCGGATGCGCACTCGAGGAGTACACGTGGGTACCGCCTGGCCTGAGGCCTGACCAG GTCCACCTGTATTTCAGTAGTCTACCAGAAGAGAAAATACCTTATACGGGTAGTGCTGGTGAACGCGAGAGGGTTAAACAACTCCTTCAACAGCTACCACCGCATGATAACGAAGCTAGATATTGTAGCGGTCTTTCGGAGGAAGAGAAACGTGAGTTGAGAGTTTTCGCGGCACAACGGAAACGGGAAGCTCTTGGTAGAGGACATGCGAGTCAATTGGAGAGGCCACACACCAGCGGATGTCGAGAATGCTCGAGGCCGATCGCGACCGGTGAGATGGCAGTTGCAGCGAGTCGTGCCGGTCCTTCTGCCCTTTGGCATCCTGCATGCTTCGTTTGTTGCGTCTGTCGTCAACTCCTCGTTGATCTCATTTATTTCTGGCGAGATGGGAGGCTCTATTGTGGTCGTCATCACGCGGAAACATTAAAGCCACGATGTTGTGCCTGCGACGAGATCATTCTAGCTGACGAATGTACCGAAGCAGAAGGTAGAGCCTGGCATATGAGACATTTCGCATGTCTCGAGTGCGATCGACAG CTCGGCGGTCAGAGGTACGTTATGAGGGAAGGacgaccatattgtcttcgttGTTTCGATGCCTCCTTTGCCGAATATTGCGACAGCTGCGGCGAACCGATAGGCGTTGATCAAGGTCAAATGTCGCACGAAGGTCAACATTGGCACGCGACAGAAGCATGCTTTTGTTGTGCCACTTGTCGTACCTCGCTTTTGGGCCGTCCTTTTCTTCCTAGACGGGGTGCTATCTATTGCAGCATAGCCTGTAGTAAAGGAGAGCCACCAACGACACCGAGTGATTCTTCGGCCggtcctccacctccaccttctTTTCTTAG aGGTAGAAGACAAGCAGCACCAACGAGCGAAGGTTCCTCGAgtccaccaccacctccacctccccCACCACCACCAGGAACCAGACACGTTTCTGGATCGCTCAGAAACTCGCCAAGATTGACGAGAAAACATCAGCAAGTCTCATCCTCGATAGCGACAACCCCAACACAGAGTACCTTGAGTCCAGAATTCCCAACGGAGGGATTTCCCACTAGTGGATCTAGGGGTGGAGGTCTCGATAGGGTACTTCTCGAAAGGAATCTCGAGAGATTGTTGCAAGAACGTGGCTCTCATCCTGAAGAAAATCGTAGCGATTTAGGAAG ACTAATGCAAGCGAGGGACCGAGAGCCACTTCGATGCGTTCAAAACTGTACACCTTCTCACGCTTCGAGCATGCCTGAACTTCCAGCGTCTGCATTGAGAGCTTCACCTTCAACATCGGTACCACCTACGATTGGTATTGCAGCTGGTGCATCGACCATCACGCTCGCTCAAGAGTCACCAACGTCACCAACGAATCTCGCTGCAAGTCAAACGGATCCACCGACGCCTACGTCGCGACGTGTGCGATTCCAAGGTGACTTGGACGTAAACGATCATGGGGTACCATCCACGAGTAACGTCCCTGTTTCACCAGCGAACGATACCAATTCATCATCCTCGCCGTCTCCACCACCGAATAATCCTTTGTCCAGGACTAACGTTCCTCGATCGAGAAGTTTGCAACCTGAGGAGGTCGCCAGTACGTCGACTTGGG GTGCAGCCGGATCGTCAAGGTCAAGACTGGACGAAGCAGAGGACGCTGAAAGTTGCTGCTCGACTTGTAGTTCTTCTAGTAGTTCGGACGAGGCTGCAGCATATGCTTTACCACCTAGAAGAGCTTACGGTGGTGTCCGTATTTCTTACGTACCGAATGATGCGGTTGCGTGCGCGCGGAAACGGACTCAaccgtcttcgtcttcgtcaaATCAAGCTCAAAAGGACACCGAAAAATGCGTCGTGTCTTGA